The Nyctibius grandis isolate bNycGra1 chromosome 3, bNycGra1.pri, whole genome shotgun sequence genome window below encodes:
- the NDUFAF6 gene encoding NADH dehydrogenase (ubiquinone) complex I, assembly factor 6 isoform X2: MYPFQIKDSITQKTTGFMRMQFWREAVEDIYCNKPPHQPVATELWRAVKRHNLTKMWLMKIIDEREKNLDDRAYQNIQELETYAENTQSALLYLTLEMLGVRDIHADHAASHIGKAQGIVTCLRATPYHSTRQKVFLPMDICMLHGVSQEDFIRGKQEKNVRDVIYDIASQAHIHLEHARSFSKKVPVKAYPAFYCTVALDDYLYNMRKVDFNIFHPSLQKKSTLLPLHLYIRSWKKTY; encoded by the exons ATGTATCCTTTCCAGATTAAAGACTCCATAACTCAGAAGACTACAGGTTTTATGCGAATGCAGTTCTGGAGGGAGGCTGTGGAAGATATATACTGCAATAAACCACCACATCAGCCAGTTGCTACAGAACTGTGGAGG GCTGTCAAGAGGCATAACTTGACTAAAATGTGGTTGATGAAGATCATTGATGAAAGA gagaagaatttggatgataGAGCATACCAGAACATCCAGGAGCTTGAAACGTATGCTGAGAACACTCAGAGTGCTCTCTTGTACCTCACCTTGGAAATGCTGG GTGTGAGGGACATCCATGCCGACCATGCAGCCAGTCACATTGGGAAAGCGCAAGGCATAGTTACCTGTTTAAGAGCAACTCCATATCATAGTACAAGACAAAAGGTCTTTCTTCCCATGGACATTTGTATGTTG CATGGAGTTTCACAAGAGGATTTTATAagaggaaagcaagagaaaaatgtgagagaTGTAATTTATGACATTGCCAGTCAGGCCCATATTCATCTAGAACAC GCTAGATCTTTCAGTAAGAAAGTTCCTGTGAAGGCATACCCTGCTTTTTACTGTACG gTTGCTTTAGATGATTATTTATATAATATGCGAAAAGTGGACTTCAATATATTTCATCCAAGCTTACAAAAGAAGAGTACATTATTACCATTGCATTTATATATTagatcttggaaaaaaacatattaa
- the NDUFAF6 gene encoding NADH dehydrogenase (ubiquinone) complex I, assembly factor 6 isoform X1 codes for MAAAAMVWVGLRHGPCHRMLRAAGGRSGLPWPGLGGGRAVAAGWSRPAPGGEVQYCAELVRKRDYEGFLCSLLLPAESRVSAFALRAFNVELAQIKDSITQKTTGFMRMQFWREAVEDIYCNKPPHQPVATELWRAVKRHNLTKMWLMKIIDEREKNLDDRAYQNIQELETYAENTQSALLYLTLEMLGVRDIHADHAASHIGKAQGIVTCLRATPYHSTRQKVFLPMDICMLHGVSQEDFIRGKQEKNVRDVIYDIASQAHIHLEHARSFSKKVPVKAYPAFYCTVALDDYLYNMRKVDFNIFHPSLQKKSTLLPLHLYIRSWKKTY; via the exons ATGGCGGCCGCTGCCATGGTGTGGGTCGGGCTGCGGCACGGGCCTTGCCACCGTATGCTGAGGGCGGCAGGCGGCCGCAGCGGGCTGCCCTGGCCGGGGCTTGGCGGCGGgagggcggtggcggcgggctGGAGCCGCCCGGCGCCCGGAGGAGAGGTGCAGTACTGCGCCGAGCTGGTGCG AAAGCGTGACTATGAAGGGTTTCTGTGCTCTTTGCTGTTGCCTGCGGAATCTCGagtctctgcttttgctttgagAGCCTTCAATGTGGAACTAGCTCAG ATTAAAGACTCCATAACTCAGAAGACTACAGGTTTTATGCGAATGCAGTTCTGGAGGGAGGCTGTGGAAGATATATACTGCAATAAACCACCACATCAGCCAGTTGCTACAGAACTGTGGAGG GCTGTCAAGAGGCATAACTTGACTAAAATGTGGTTGATGAAGATCATTGATGAAAGA gagaagaatttggatgataGAGCATACCAGAACATCCAGGAGCTTGAAACGTATGCTGAGAACACTCAGAGTGCTCTCTTGTACCTCACCTTGGAAATGCTGG GTGTGAGGGACATCCATGCCGACCATGCAGCCAGTCACATTGGGAAAGCGCAAGGCATAGTTACCTGTTTAAGAGCAACTCCATATCATAGTACAAGACAAAAGGTCTTTCTTCCCATGGACATTTGTATGTTG CATGGAGTTTCACAAGAGGATTTTATAagaggaaagcaagagaaaaatgtgagagaTGTAATTTATGACATTGCCAGTCAGGCCCATATTCATCTAGAACAC GCTAGATCTTTCAGTAAGAAAGTTCCTGTGAAGGCATACCCTGCTTTTTACTGTACG gTTGCTTTAGATGATTATTTATATAATATGCGAAAAGTGGACTTCAATATATTTCATCCAAGCTTACAAAAGAAGAGTACATTATTACCATTGCATTTATATATTagatcttggaaaaaaacatattaa
- the NDUFAF6 gene encoding NADH dehydrogenase (ubiquinone) complex I, assembly factor 6 isoform X3, which produces MRMQFWREAVEDIYCNKPPHQPVATELWRAVKRHNLTKMWLMKIIDEREKNLDDRAYQNIQELETYAENTQSALLYLTLEMLGVRDIHADHAASHIGKAQGIVTCLRATPYHSTRQKVFLPMDICMLHGVSQEDFIRGKQEKNVRDVIYDIASQAHIHLEHARSFSKKVPVKAYPAFYCTVALDDYLYNMRKVDFNIFHPSLQKKSTLLPLHLYIRSWKKTY; this is translated from the exons ATGCGAATGCAGTTCTGGAGGGAGGCTGTGGAAGATATATACTGCAATAAACCACCACATCAGCCAGTTGCTACAGAACTGTGGAGG GCTGTCAAGAGGCATAACTTGACTAAAATGTGGTTGATGAAGATCATTGATGAAAGA gagaagaatttggatgataGAGCATACCAGAACATCCAGGAGCTTGAAACGTATGCTGAGAACACTCAGAGTGCTCTCTTGTACCTCACCTTGGAAATGCTGG GTGTGAGGGACATCCATGCCGACCATGCAGCCAGTCACATTGGGAAAGCGCAAGGCATAGTTACCTGTTTAAGAGCAACTCCATATCATAGTACAAGACAAAAGGTCTTTCTTCCCATGGACATTTGTATGTTG CATGGAGTTTCACAAGAGGATTTTATAagaggaaagcaagagaaaaatgtgagagaTGTAATTTATGACATTGCCAGTCAGGCCCATATTCATCTAGAACAC GCTAGATCTTTCAGTAAGAAAGTTCCTGTGAAGGCATACCCTGCTTTTTACTGTACG gTTGCTTTAGATGATTATTTATATAATATGCGAAAAGTGGACTTCAATATATTTCATCCAAGCTTACAAAAGAAGAGTACATTATTACCATTGCATTTATATATTagatcttggaaaaaaacatattaa